GGTCTGTTCAAATCGGTTACAGTATACAAACATATAGATCAAGCCTTTAAAAGATTGctaaaatatgtgaaaacaatatttgatGGGTCCAAATTAAAGCTTATTCGATGTAGAATTTCTTGAGCTTTTACAAATCATTCTAAATAAGGATTCTCGTTGTAATCAATTAAGCATATAGCTCGTGTTTATTAGAAACGTTTAATTCTCAcgaatagataatattatattagccTGGTTTGTATTTAGCTAAGAGTTTACTTTCGCCCACTTCAGGCGTCACATGCCTTGGCCTAAGTATGCTTTTCTACAAGACCTCAAACATTATGAAGCAACattatcttataaaaaaataatataataatattaactcgTCGTGtacattgttttatacaaatctttccatgaaattataatattatgtacataacgAAAATTAACTGGATAATAGTAAAGACCACACGTTCCTATCCAATTTTATCCATAAACAAATGAAACAAATCATGAATTTCACgaagtaaaataaaagtgACAAAAGGATATgataatccatactatccatacttaatattataaatgagaaagtaactctgtctgtctatctgttactcaatcatgcattaactactgaaccaattttcatgaaatttggtatagagttGTTTTGATATTCGAGAAAGGATAgcttttatcccggaaatcccacgggaacgggaactatgcgggtttttcttgcTAGCGCGGGAaacgcgggtggaaagctagtgtaaaataaaagaaacaaatcattttataaaatgtatttattttctaagttCAACATTGGTTCTGAAACAGCAATTCTTGGTTTTGTCTTCCTCGTCCCAAACCTTAAATTTGAAGGGGAATTTACCCTGGAAACAAAAGAAGAGTAGGTATTAGTTTAGCATTGCATATAACATTTGTGGAAAAGTGTGTGTCTCTACACTATACGTATTTGTAACTAAAATAAGGCAAAGACTTTTCTTCTCTTTGTCGTGAGAATGAATTAGAAAGTAGGGTAGACTGGGTACGATTGAAACAAAGGACGGTTGAAACAACACGAATATCTCGCAAACCGTTGGTGGGGGGGTTAGGGGTCCAAGGGGAAAATGAAGCGCAAAACTGTTCTAAACCCGAACCACAATGTTGCGTCGGTCTCCGCGCGCTTCAGCTGATTTTATAAGACCctattgtgtttttatgatcaaaagtaagtatttttgcTTGAAGATTTTTCCAATTATTGGCGTATCTATTTCAGTGACAGTATTAAATGTTCGTTTTTGTTTGAAGTGAATCTTGTGGGATATGACATTGTGACTAGTTTTTGTGTATcattgtttttacaattacTATAACTGTATTTTACCTAAAATAGGAGTTGGGGAcggttgaaacatttttttttgggtacggttgaaacattgtttcaattatttgttgtatttttaaatgccgATAGTACGTGTAAGAGAGATTTCGGGAAGATAAATAGACTTATCAAAGTACAAAAATGCATATGAGGAAGTGAAAACCGGAGATCATTGCGAAAAGTGGCAGAGAAGCACAATTATTCGCTTCTAAGGTAAATTCGAATGCGATATGACTCTGGCGAgcatgaaaataaaagaaggGATATAATAGAGGATATAACAATAGAAGGTATAATAATAGAAGGCAAAAACTCGGAAAGTTTTCTATTTACACTGACACACCAGATAAGGAAGAGAAAAGAAAAGAGcaagaattaatattgaaacgaACTAGAGCTAAGCAAGTGAAAAAGCGATTGGATAGAGGAAAAAGGAAGAAATTTGATGGAggaaaatgtaaaagtaaCACCGaagaagcaaaaaataaaaaaatacaagagGAGATATCATCAGAAGATGAGGAGTAGGTACTTCTGTCTTGTTTGTATGTCACCATATTTAGAAAGCAGACCTTATTGTAAAAGATTTACTTAATTATcgttagatttaaaataaacaaacaataaaacatattttaatgctatattttgtattattcaaCTGACCCCAATCACTGTTTCAACCGCCCCTGGTATGGGGACGGTTGAAACAAAtcggatttatttttttaatttgatctactataaaaaataatacacatgGAACTAAAATCATAGCGCCTAGTAGTAGACAGATACATGctcttttatttaacatatatttttcatcgCTCGGATTATAAACAGCAAAGTTATGATCGTTATAAGTGAAATTGTTTCAACCGTACCCAGTCTACCCTAGATAACTAACACGTagataagaatttaaaaatataaattaagaaatttgGAAATTAAGGTGCAAATGTGCTTGCTCTCTTCAAGCAATCAGAGAGCATGGTTTctcttttttttgttcataattgactaaattttatacaacgcCATCTATCCAAACTAAGTGAAGCTCAACAAGGGTacgtttgttaaaaaaaagcgGTTTTTTCAGTCACGAAACACAATTATCAACATctatttcaaagtttattcTTTCCCACTCTTTGGTCGTCAGCCATAAAATTTAGATACTTACAGAAGGTAATTTCTTGCCCAGCCGCAAGCTGTAATCCAAAGTCTGCTTTTTGCCGGCTTCCATAGGACAGCCAGTGTATTGACAGGCGTCGGCTTCATACAGTTCGGGGAACGGCACATCCTGGCCCTCGCCTTCCTTCGCCAGGAAGAGCCCGGCCTTCAGTTTTGTTGTTGAGAATCCTGAAAAGAATGAATATGTTTAATGTTAGctaaaaagtttaaacaaacaagGTTTACACGGTGTTACATTCTTGGGTTTGATTTTACACGAGAGTTTTATATTTCATGTGTAGACCGCgagtgaaaaaaataataataaataaataaaaaaataaataaataaataaatcatgctaaaaatattttgaaataatttacgtttcagtagtgatttgattattttataatttattcaggAGAATAAAGGAACTATGAATATGATACGATTCGACATTAAATACTAACTACAGTGAAGTATCAAGTTTTGTTACACTTCGTTCGGTGTCGATTCGTTCATATTCGTATTCTTCGTTTCATTTTGGGGATAAGCTCTACAAGACTTTATAAATAGAGTGGCCTCATAGGGAGAATTTCGATATTTTACTGTTATCACAAGTTATATTACCAGGTGTCATATCAAAGCTGATGGACGACACAGTTCCCAGCTTCAGCTTGCACGAGCTGGGCTTCTTGCACGGTGTTATACGGACCTCGTTGATGACGCACACATCCTCTGGAGCTGAAAGTAACAAGAATttgatattacattttataacatcCAAATACTTTATAAACCAGAATTTTTTAAGAAAGACCCCGGGAAAGACTAAAAGACGAGGGTTCGAAttccgcctcgtgatcgaattttttctattctctAAAAattacacacatacatacttacaatacaatatacatacatagataaataaaagtacaaccCTCTTTCTTTCGTAGTTGGGTAAAAAGAAAGTGTTGCTGTAAGAGATGTCGCAAATATTTTCTGTATTACAACgaagtattaataaaatattgaaacattatatgagttttattttaaatcatataCCACCAGTTTCCATTGACAAGCAGAAATATAGTCAAAATGAACCaaaaattattgtgtttagTATCATTAGATATTGTTCATAACAATAGCAAATTTTTGTTTCACGAATCAGTAAGGGTTAGCTACCAAAAAGTGTTCATATCgcagagtaggtacataatgcAAAATTGAGTTTgactgcattttcaaaaattttagtttaactttgcatttttgatattataaaagagGTCATAATAACAAATGAACCGGATTTTAAGCATTATCTTTCGAGACTATGCGTAGATTGAACCACTTGACCCTCTAACTTATAATCGCTTTGTGTCAGTACTTTGGGTGCATGGATTCTTACAATTTGTAGAATAAACAATAGATGAtaagataaaataacattgaacTACTAACTAAGAGAAGAGTATGATTGAACTTAAAACGCACCGAGACACTTAACTTtggttaatatattttacatccATACtctgttaatattataaaagtgaatgaaaaatctggacttttataattttaaataatatacatagatCGAAATAGAGACGCATAAATATTACTCTACATGGAAATCTTCGAAGAAGACCTCGCGAAATATTGGATTGATACTTGCACAAATGTGAAATACATCCAATGGGATGCCTATGTCCTGCAGTGGACATCCTAAAAGGCTGGAACGGAAcggatataaaatatgtagtaggtatttaatcattttatgtattttcttcataattcataattctGATACTTACATATCTGCACTTTGTATTGCGTCCATCTACTAAAAGGTATGCATCTAATGGTAACTTAGtctatttatgataatattggAACCTtcttctttaataatattgaaaaggaCAGAATGAAATACAGGAATAATACAAGTTTTATTccataaagtataattatttatccatATTTCTTACCAtaattaactaatattatttgtaaatttttggtTACTCACATTCAGTGCACTTCTTGAACTCAGCTATTTCGGCAGCTGCAAGGCCCAAGAGCGCCAGAAGTACCACGTACTTGACCATTTTGAAGAACTGTCGTCCACGCACTGTGCACTGAATACTGATGGCCAATGATCAAATTTATCACTTGACATGCGACCTTTGATTTATCTATAATGAGCTCCCcagaaattgtttttaattgagAACTTTATGCTCTATAAGTGGAACCCGGCTTTGTTTAAACGAGGTTTTAATAGCAGCTTAATGATATTGTTTGTTCGTGTTTGTTTTTCAGCTGGATTTGCAAATGATGATAAATTggtaaagttttatttattatgaatgttTCCTATAATAATGTTGTTTACGTCTGATacgattttaatttacttagaATAAAGCCAAGGAATTGTTTTGTGAAATGAATACATATACCAATCTAGTATAACTAATTACATCCAGGTCTCAAAATtactaaaatgaaataaaaatgtataatagtgaaattctaaaaactatccGCTTTTCCTGGCTTCGCCTGTCGCTAGCACAGATTAAAGCGCgtccctgtagaaccgccatcctgttacaaatgacccacaaaatttcgggtcatttgtaacaggatggcggttctacaggggtcttagtacgcaatgacaaaaagaaaaatgatggtcagaacgctgataccggataccttaagatactaaaacgttttatattagagtatcttaacataaaatatttaagtatcttcaccgtgtgtgacgcgcttaagTATTAGTTACTATGTAAGTCGCTAGTATTACCTAGTggacaaaattttatgaagcatatataaattacatacagTCAATGGCCAATGTATACAGTATATAAAGTATTAAGTTACATTCTAACGGTATTTTTCTACTATACGAGAAGACAAACAACTGCATGTACATAGGTTATTAAATTCAGTTAAAGTTCGTTTTGTAAGGTAATTTAATCAGCAGTCAGTATTCcaatatactttaaaaatcCCATTTATGAACGAACATACAAATGGTATTTGTTAGTTTATGCGAGTTGGTTCGAGGTATCAATAATTACTTGTTATTCAGGCGACTTGCATACAGTTACATCCTTTATTACTGTTAATTGACGGTTTAAATGACgttaaaatgatattaaatataactatATCGAACTacgttttcttatttatttatcatttcattattttagtacctAGATAGTAGAACATTATGTAAACTAGTGACTGGGTTGTcccattatattatatcagaatttaaatataaagtattctATCATTCTCGTTGGAATTAACTGATCGTTAAgtggatattattttaataggatCGTTAGTTTTGGAGTCTAAAAGACGTAAGGCATATATATGtcaatatactaaataaatacctagtaATTTTGGAACTTTCATATATAGCCACACTCTGACAAATGCAACAATTTAGCTAGATTTATTTGAGAATAAGCACTATTTTAGAGTTTATACTCTgtgaaatatttcaatataatgtGAAATAGCTAACAAAAACGGTTTCGGTTCGATTCGTGATATCAGTAGCAGGTATTCGGGAATAAAACAACAGAAATCAGTATAAGAgtgtttatttacaaaaatataaaaatacgtcTAATAACAAGTTGAGTTGTAATTCGTTGTTTATTACTTATGTACAGCtatatacattaaattatGCCGCTTTCTGTCTTTGGCATACCATAGAGAAGATAACAATTAACTAATCTTaagtatacaataattttaattgagaTTTGTATGAGTATTCAacgatatataataaaatataatacgaagatttacataaaatatgataaatcaTACGTGCATTTTATATAAGTcaagattaaaataatttataataagatatcaaaacaaattatttttctgcTCTCTCTTTCTTACattacagataaaatatattttcaactaaatattatgtattacgattgaatatttaaagatacatgatttgcaaacaaaataaatatagaagaTACATGTCGTAAATTTGCctattcatttataattataaacaatcaaCAGTcgttttaaaactaattagGCTCATACATTTATActtagcatttataatatatagaagcGTAatgacatattattaaaattttgcaaattCTCTTGAAAAAATCATGGCTGACAgtaaaataatgtaacaaCTTTTTTTCTAAGCGGGTAAAACCAGAAAATTCTGTTTTTTGTAGGTTTTAAGATTTTGACAAAGTTAATATTGGTTTATatataaacatatatttaCGCAGTATTGTAAATGCATGAGCCTCGATTTATTCTAAGTACATATTTGAACACGAAGTAAGACTTgtcttaaatttatatttatatttacaattttgttaGC
The sequence above is a segment of the Colias croceus chromosome 14, ilColCroc2.1 genome. Coding sequences within it:
- the LOC123697269 gene encoding MD-2-related lipid-recognition protein-like; the protein is MVKYVVLLALLGLAAAEIAEFKKCTESPEDVCVINEVRITPCKKPSSCKLKLGTVSSISFDMTPGFSTTKLKAGLFLAKEGEGQDVPFPELYEADACQYTGCPMEAGKKQTLDYSLRLGKKLPSGKFPFKFKVWDEEDKTKNCCFRTNVELRK